The Desulfurellaceae bacterium genome contains the following window.
AATCGGCGACGACCAGGCGCGCTGGCCGGCCAGCCAACCCAGCCAGATACCCAGACACACGGCCCAGTCCACCGGCGTGTTCTTTTTCATATGCCTCCTAGCGATCCGGCTGCGGCGCGTCCGCCGCCAGGACAAGCGTCGCCCGGCGGCGCAGGCGGTCCAGCACACGCTCAAGCGCCCGGTCGCGTTCCCGCCGGTAATACTCGGCCCGGACCTGGGCTTTCACTTCCGGGTAGGGACGCACCCGCTCGGCCCGGCGCTCGGCTACCCGCAGAATGTGATAGCCCAGGGGCGAGGCCAGCGGAGCGGAGACCTCCCCGGCTTTCATGCCCAGGGCTGCCCGGGTCAGGCTGGGTCCCAGATAGCGGTGCAAGACGTGGGCTGGCAGCAGGCTGTCGGGCAGTGGAGCGCCCGCCGGCTGGCCGAAACGCCGCCTCGCTTCGGCAAAGCTCATGCCGTCGCGCAGCGCGGCCGCTGCGGTCTGAGCCCGACCTGCGGCGAGAAACGTGAGCTGCTGGACCCGCAACCGGGCCGGCAGGCTGAAGACCGCCCGGTGGGTGGCGTAGAACGCCCGCAGTACGTCTTCGTTCGGTTCGCGCGCCAGCACCTGGGCCACGGTACGATCAATCATGGCCATGACCAGCGCTTTTCTGACCGTCTGGTCCGAGGCAACCAGACCCAGGCTTACGCCGCGCTGAATCAGCAGCTCCTGATCAATCAGCAGTTCCAGGGTCTGACGGCGCTGAGCCTGAGGCGCCGCCTGCGGGTCTGCGGTCCGGGCCAAAGAAGAAACGTGTCGTCCTTCCGCATCAGAACGGTTGACACGTTTCCTCTTCACGGCCAGGTCCAGCTGACGGCGGGTGATGTCCGTACCGTTCACACGGGCCACCACGTGG
Protein-coding sequences here:
- a CDS encoding peptidyl-prolyl cis-trans isomerase, whose amino-acid sequence is MRALSRYRDRLLGLGAALGLGLAAAGAFAVPSADFADHVVARVNGTDITRRQLDLAVKRKRVNRSDAEGRHVSSLARTADPQAAPQAQRRQTLELLIDQELLIQRGVSLGLVASDQTVRKALVMAMIDRTVAQVLAREPNEDVLRAFYATHRAVFSLPARLRVQQLTFLAAGRAQTAAAALRDGMSFAEARRRFGQPAGAPLPDSLLPAHVLHRYLGPSLTRAALGMKAGEVSAPLASPLGYHILRVAERRAERVRPYPEVKAQVRAEYYRRERDRALERVLDRLRRRATLVLAADAPQPDR